A genomic segment from Cricetulus griseus strain 17A/GY chromosome 8, alternate assembly CriGri-PICRH-1.0, whole genome shotgun sequence encodes:
- the Tra2a gene encoding transformer-2 protein homolog alpha isoform X1 — MSNRRRHTGSRANPDPNTCLGVFGLSLYTTERDLREVFSRYGPLSGVNVVYDQRTGRSRGFAFVYFERIDDSKEAMERANGMELDGRRIRVDYSITKRAHTPTPGIYMGRPTHSGGGGGGGGGGGGGGGGGGRRRDSYYDRGYDRGYDRYEDYDYRYRRRSPSPYYSRYRSRSRSRSYSPRRY; from the exons ATGTCTAATCGCAGAAGACATACAGGCAGCAGG GCAAATCCAGATCCCAATACTTGCCTGGGAGTGTTTGGCCTCAGTTTGTACACAACAGAGAGAGATCTTCGTGAAGTGTTTTCTCGATATGGACCATTGAGTGGTGTGAATGTGGTTTATGATCAGCGAACTGGGAGGTCACGTGGatttgcttttgtgtattttgagAGGATAGATGACTCTAAGGAG gcTATGGAAAGGGCGAATGGGATGGAGCTGGATGGTAGAAGAATTCGTGTGGATTATTCTATCACCAAGAGAGCACACACGCCTACACCAGGCATTTACATGGGCAGACCAACACA tagtgGTGGTGGCGGTGGAGGAGGAGgcggcggaggaggaggaggaggcggcggTGGCAGACGACGAGATTCTTACTATGATAGAGGATATGACCGAGGCTATGACAGATACGAAGACTATGATTATCGGTACAG AAGAAGGTCGCCTTCTCCGTATTACAGTCGCTACAGGTCAAGGTCAAGATCTCGTTCCTACAGCCCAA GACGCTATTGA
- the Tra2a gene encoding transformer-2 protein homolog alpha isoform X4 → MSDVEENNFEGRESRSQSKSPTGTPARVKSESRSGSRSPSRVSKHSESHSRSRSKSRSRSRRHSHRRYTRSRSHSHRRRSRSRSYTPEYRRRRSRSHSPMSNRRRHTGSRANPDPNTCLGVFGLSLYTTERDLREVFSRYGPLSGVNVVYDQRTGRSRGFAFVYFERIDDSKEAMERANGMELDGRRIRVDYSITKRAHTPTPGIYMGRPTHSGGGGGGGGGGGGGGGGGGRRRDSYYDRGYDRGYDRYEDYDYRYRRRSPSPYYSRYRSRSRSRSYSPRRY, encoded by the exons ATGAGCGATGTAGAGGAGAACAACTTCGAGGGCAGA GAGTCTCGCTCTCAGTCAAAATCTCCAACGGGAACTCCTGCTCGAGTAAAATCAGAGAGCAGGTCAGGATCTCGTAGTCCATCAAGGGTTTCCAAACATTCTGAATCCCATTCTCGATCAAGATCAAAATCCAG GTCAAGGTCAAGGAGGCATTCTCATAGACGCTACACTCGGTCCAGGTCTCATTCTCATAGGAGACGATCTCGAAGTAGATCCTATACACCAGAGTATCGTCGACGAAGAAGTCGGAGTCACTCTCCAATGTCTAATCGCAGAAGACATACAGGCAGCAGG GCAAATCCAGATCCCAATACTTGCCTGGGAGTGTTTGGCCTCAGTTTGTACACAACAGAGAGAGATCTTCGTGAAGTGTTTTCTCGATATGGACCATTGAGTGGTGTGAATGTGGTTTATGATCAGCGAACTGGGAGGTCACGTGGatttgcttttgtgtattttgagAGGATAGATGACTCTAAGGAG gcTATGGAAAGGGCGAATGGGATGGAGCTGGATGGTAGAAGAATTCGTGTGGATTATTCTATCACCAAGAGAGCACACACGCCTACACCAGGCATTTACATGGGCAGACCAACACA tagtgGTGGTGGCGGTGGAGGAGGAGgcggcggaggaggaggaggaggcggcggTGGCAGACGACGAGATTCTTACTATGATAGAGGATATGACCGAGGCTATGACAGATACGAAGACTATGATTATCGGTACAG AAGAAGGTCGCCTTCTCCGTATTACAGTCGCTACAGGTCAAGGTCAAGATCTCGTTCCTACAGCCCAA GACGCTATTGA
- the Tra2a gene encoding transformer-2 protein homolog alpha isoform X5, with product MSDVEENNFEGRESRSQSKSPTGTPARVKSESRSGSRSPSRVSKHSESHSRSRSKSRSRSRRHSHRRYTRSRSHSHRRRSRSRSYTPEYRRRRSRSHSPMSNRRRHTGSRANPDPNTCLGVFGLSLYTTERDLREVFSRYGPLSGVNVVYDQRTGRSRGFAFVYFERIDDSKEAMERANGMELDGRRIRVDYSITKRAHTPTPGIYMGRPTHGGGGGGGGGGGGGGGGGGRRRDSYYDRGYDRGYDRYEDYDYRYRRRSPSPYYSRYRSRSRSRSYSPRRY from the exons ATGAGCGATGTAGAGGAGAACAACTTCGAGGGCAGA GAGTCTCGCTCTCAGTCAAAATCTCCAACGGGAACTCCTGCTCGAGTAAAATCAGAGAGCAGGTCAGGATCTCGTAGTCCATCAAGGGTTTCCAAACATTCTGAATCCCATTCTCGATCAAGATCAAAATCCAG GTCAAGGTCAAGGAGGCATTCTCATAGACGCTACACTCGGTCCAGGTCTCATTCTCATAGGAGACGATCTCGAAGTAGATCCTATACACCAGAGTATCGTCGACGAAGAAGTCGGAGTCACTCTCCAATGTCTAATCGCAGAAGACATACAGGCAGCAGG GCAAATCCAGATCCCAATACTTGCCTGGGAGTGTTTGGCCTCAGTTTGTACACAACAGAGAGAGATCTTCGTGAAGTGTTTTCTCGATATGGACCATTGAGTGGTGTGAATGTGGTTTATGATCAGCGAACTGGGAGGTCACGTGGatttgcttttgtgtattttgagAGGATAGATGACTCTAAGGAG gcTATGGAAAGGGCGAATGGGATGGAGCTGGATGGTAGAAGAATTCGTGTGGATTATTCTATCACCAAGAGAGCACACACGCCTACACCAGGCATTTACATGGGCAGACCAACACA tgGTGGTGGCGGTGGAGGAGGAGgcggcggaggaggaggaggaggcggcggTGGCAGACGACGAGATTCTTACTATGATAGAGGATATGACCGAGGCTATGACAGATACGAAGACTATGATTATCGGTACAG AAGAAGGTCGCCTTCTCCGTATTACAGTCGCTACAGGTCAAGGTCAAGATCTCGTTCCTACAGCCCAA GACGCTATTGA
- the Tra2a gene encoding transformer-2 protein homolog alpha isoform X6, which yields MSDVEENNFEGRESRSQSKSPTGTPARVKSESRSGSRSPSRVSKHSESHSRSRSKSRSRSRRHSHRRYTRSRSHSHRRRSRSRSYTPEYRRRRSRSHSPMSNRRRHTGSRANPDPNTCLGVFGLSLYTTERDLREVFSRYGPLSGVNVVYDQRTGRSRGFAFVYFERIDDSKEAMERANGMELDGRRIRVDYSITKRAHTPTPGIYMGRPTHSGGGGGGGGGGGGGGGGGGRRRDSYYDRGYDRGYDRYEDYDYRYRRSPSPYYSRYRSRSRSRSYSPRRY from the exons ATGAGCGATGTAGAGGAGAACAACTTCGAGGGCAGA GAGTCTCGCTCTCAGTCAAAATCTCCAACGGGAACTCCTGCTCGAGTAAAATCAGAGAGCAGGTCAGGATCTCGTAGTCCATCAAGGGTTTCCAAACATTCTGAATCCCATTCTCGATCAAGATCAAAATCCAG GTCAAGGTCAAGGAGGCATTCTCATAGACGCTACACTCGGTCCAGGTCTCATTCTCATAGGAGACGATCTCGAAGTAGATCCTATACACCAGAGTATCGTCGACGAAGAAGTCGGAGTCACTCTCCAATGTCTAATCGCAGAAGACATACAGGCAGCAGG GCAAATCCAGATCCCAATACTTGCCTGGGAGTGTTTGGCCTCAGTTTGTACACAACAGAGAGAGATCTTCGTGAAGTGTTTTCTCGATATGGACCATTGAGTGGTGTGAATGTGGTTTATGATCAGCGAACTGGGAGGTCACGTGGatttgcttttgtgtattttgagAGGATAGATGACTCTAAGGAG gcTATGGAAAGGGCGAATGGGATGGAGCTGGATGGTAGAAGAATTCGTGTGGATTATTCTATCACCAAGAGAGCACACACGCCTACACCAGGCATTTACATGGGCAGACCAACACA tagtgGTGGTGGCGGTGGAGGAGGAGgcggcggaggaggaggaggaggcggcggTGGCAGACGACGAGATTCTTACTATGATAGAGGATATGACCGAGGCTATGACAGATACGAAGACTATGATTATCGGTACAG AAGGTCGCCTTCTCCGTATTACAGTCGCTACAGGTCAAGGTCAAGATCTCGTTCCTACAGCCCAA GACGCTATTGA